Below is a window of Phyllopteryx taeniolatus isolate TA_2022b chromosome 16, UOR_Ptae_1.2, whole genome shotgun sequence DNA.
ATAAACACAAACTGTTAAAGATGAGGAAATGGTCGTCACTGTAAATATCGCTTAGTTCGTGAATTAACAACATGATTCTCAATGTAATTGGTCAGAATGTATGAACAATTGTGTGTCTTTGGGGAAAACAcgtttcttttatttaaaaagaaaatttggaATCAAGGAATGATGTGCTTTCTTTGCAGAGTTTGATAACCTTTCACACATTTGcaaattctaattttttttgtcaatatgttttttacacaataattaaaatgctgtttctCTAATAACAAATgggaaaatatataatataatgtataaatGCGTATAATTTCATGTGAATactaaatttattttaataacagggaaataaaataaatcgatGGTTCAACTCCCATTAAAACTCAACTGTCTCCTCAATTAAATTGTTACACTGCAATACCATCAACTGTCAATAGACACTATTTTCTAGAAATTCTATTGGGTTGCTGTGcgtcacgtgatcacaacattacaaataaatgcggaagctgaaaacatcgcTTGACATTAAGCGGTCTCCTCTCAGCAATGCCAGCAAAAGACCCTTGTCAAAAACAGGCTTGTGCTATCCAAACGTGTTTACAAGGTATATCGCGGTCAAAATACGTGTTAATAGACAGTTATTTGTTGCAAAACGTCGTGTGCACAATGCTAACTTGGTTCCATCCCGGCAGCTCACAAGTACGTGGCGAGCATGTGCGCGGATGTGATCGATGACATGAGGCGGTGCTGCCGGACGCATGGCGCAAACTCCATCTGCTGTTCCGGTTTTAAGGACCCCAAACACACGGAGAGGAAACCCAGCACGTAGCCTCCAACGCGGCTTTGGATGTAGCATTTGCGTGGGACAACGGCTAGACGCATGATTGGCTGGAGtgtaattttataaaataaaatataactacagtaaataaatGGTTACAATTGAACATTTATATTATGAGATCAATTTCAAATGGGtatttgtttttccatgttatgCGTACTCGAAAACAGAAGTGATGTTCACTTAAGAAGGGGTGGAGCAACGCAATGCGCCGTGTGACGTACGACAGATAATAGATATGACACGCCTTTCACATGTAAAATGTTATGTGttgatagcacacgctttggcattgacaaaaaagtaaacctttttttaaacaattggttGAGAAATTTGTAAGTtccgacttaatttcaatgtccatgcattgcctttgattggaatgtcgacctccccaacatggccgccatgtagtCATGTGGTTAGCCTTGCTGCTATGGGGTTGCTACCCGAGTGCTACACCCAGATAGTGTAACTAGTCTTCATATCTACGAATAAAGATTTCTCGGCAGGCTTGCTAACTTTTTCAATGGGTACAAagagaaaaagtgaaattaatttattcatgACATAGTAATACATTATTGTGATGATACAAACATTAGCGCAACATTTTTTGGTACATTACGGCACTACTGTAGAGGATGTGAAATGAAAAGCTTAGTAGGTCCCTTTAAGAGAGGGAGGAGCTAAACACGCAGGGCGACAAGTGACACAAGACGCACACCGGAAATGTACAGCAGTACTTTCTAGAATCTATCGGCAGGCTATAGCTAGCTTCTACCAAGTCTTTATTGTCTTATTACTGtaaggcaaaaacaaaaactttccagctttaaaaataaacttaagAGTTTAGCATCTATTTCCCCGATTTATAATTACCTGCCTTCGCTGTTTTAGCGTATCCCGCTAGCCTCCAAGCTAACGCTACCTGCCTGGAGATTGTTCAGTCATGTCCGGAATAGACTACAGCGTGTGGGACCACATTGAGGTGTCGGACGATGAAGATGACATCCACCCAAACATCGACACACCGAGCCTCTTCAGGTGGAGACACCAGGTACATAATTGATGCCAGGATACGACAAGGAGGGAATAGGCGATAGTTTTCACTATCTTATTAGCCGAGCTGTGAGTTTGCTTTTAGGGATGTCGCcagtttcgtttttttttttttttttttaatccattattTGTCATTCTGGACAATTCAATAGGTACACACGTTTACAAGCGgtatgtaaacaaacacactaaTTTAGTACTTTTAAAACCGTATTAAATTAATTAtgcatgtgtcaaactcaaggcccgggggccacatccggcccgccgcatcattttatgtgacccACAAAAGCAAATTATGTTTCAACTTCCATGAGGCTTCCTAAAAGCTGCActaaaatttcacattttcatatgtaataaataacatttagttaattgcaagcatttcttttgttacaaaccattttttacagtaacttaatCAATAGTTTAACAAACTATCCTTGACTTATGTTTTCAAAacgagttatccatcaatttgttgtgtatatgcaaTGATGtaatgaggcgattaaacatttagtTTCACTGTTATAAtgaccctctgagggaaaccgtagcTACAGTGTGGCTTGtgccaaaaatgagtttgacatccctggaCTTTATGCTTTCACTGTCGTTTAGATTTACAGTGGATGTTTTCCAAGTGTGTGTATACATTACCAGTCAGTGCATTTCGATCAAATCAAGCTTTCATTGATCGGGCACGTTCGTTCTGCTGTTTATGCTGCACTAGCATTGTCAGATATTTAATAGATGTCTGATTCATATTTGAACTCTTCTAATTCATTGTGTATCTTTTTCTTAACACTACCACTTATGCCacttgagatttaaaaaaaaaaaaaatctgaattgtgtccCCTTAACCACGCAGAATAAATCCAGCCTTAAGCCAACTCTGAGCGTGTCATTTCTAGGCCCGTGTGGAGCGAATGGAAGAATTCCAGCAGAAAACGCAAGACCTAAACAAGGGACTCTCGGAGTGCCGTCGCAAAGTGTCTGAAGTGCAAAAGAAAATCCAGGAGCTGAGCCTGTCGGCGGCGGACGACAACAAGGCCGACCTGAGCAAAGTGCAGGCGGAGGAGAAGAAATTGAAGAAGGAGCAGCGAGACTGGGAGCGGAAACTTGAAGATCACTGCCGGGAAGAGAAGAAGATGCCGTGGAACGTGGACACACTCAGCGAACCAGGCTTCAGCAAGGTGGGACAACACTGcactggttctcaaactttttacaccatgtACCTCCTCAGAAAATACTtgatacaccaagtaccaccatcatgaccaacactGAAATATAGTggtgtagtaggcccaagttTTCATCCTACACAAGGCAAACGGAATAATAACATTTACATTCATCTCAATGGGCAAAGATGATTGGAGAGTTGTGTTGTGAGAtaagagcgtggtcacggaatgaattaaacccgtatctcaaggcaccactgtgttatTGTAGCCATGGGCCTGTGCCAGATTCTGACTGTATGACAAccgtgagggaaaaaaatattgtgacttttttttcccccattgaacGCGCTCCTTGGGTACGTACgttagtaaatgtaaaaaaaaattaaaaaaaatatatatatattttaaaaaaatatatatattttttttcctcaataaaatcaaaatgtacaataaaagtATTTGTTTCTCAGAAAATTAGTAGCCACTTCTGCTCTTCTACGCTTTAAGTAATGTCAGAGAGCAAACgaacattgagatgcgacacagggcaaaggtagaggtggcaaaggcaaaacaagaggcatatgatgacatgtatggcaggttggacactaaagaaggagaaaaggatctatacaggctggccagacagagggatagagatgggaaggatgtgcagcaggttagggtgattaaggatagagatggaaatatgttgactggtgccagcagtgtgctaggtagatggaaagaatacttcgaggagttgatgaatgaggaaaatgatagagaagggagagtagaagaggcaagtgtggtggaccaggaagtggcaatgattagtaagggggaagttagaaaggcattaaagagaatgaaaaatggaaaggcagttggtcctgatgatattcctgtggaggtatggaagcatctaggagaggtggctgtggagtttttgaccagcttgttcaatagaattctagtgcgtgagaagatgcctgaggaatggaggaaaagtgtactggtgcccatttttaagaacaaaggtgatgtgcagagctgtggcaactatagaggaataaagttgatgagccacacaatgaagttatgggaaatagtagtggaggctagactcaggacagaagtgagtatttgcgagcaacagtatggtttcatgcctagaaagagtaccacagatgcaatttttgccttgtggatgttgatggaaaagtacagagaaggtcagaaggagctacattgtgtctttgtagatctagagaaagcctatgacagagtacccagagaggaactgtggtactgcatgcggaagtctggagtggcagagaagtatgttagaataatacaggacatgtacgagggcagcagaacagcggtgaggtgtgctgtcggtgtgacagaagaatttaaggtggacgtgggactgcatcagggatcagccctgagccccttcctttttgcagtggtgatggataggctgacagatgaggttagactggaatccccgtggaccatgatgtttgcagatgacattgtgatctgcagtgaaagcagggagcagctggagggacagttagaaagatggaggcatgcactggaaagaagaggaatgaagattagccgaagtaaaacagaatatatgtgcatgaatgagaggggtggtgggggaagaatgaggctacagggagaagagatggcaagggtagaggactttaaatacttggggtcaaccgtccagagcaatggtgagtgtggtcaggaagtgaagaaacgggtccaagcaggttggaacgggtggaggaaggtgtcaggtgggttatgtgacagaagagtctctgccaggatgaagggcaaagtttataaaacagtggtgaggccagccatgatgtatggattagagacagtggcactgaagagaaaacaggaagcagagctggaggtggcggaaatgaagatgttgaggttcgctctcggagtgaccggttggataaaattagaaatgagctcatcagagggacagccaaggttcgatgttttggagacaaagttagagagagcagacttcaatggtttggacacgtccagaggagagagagtgagtatattggtagaaggatgatgaggatggagctgccaggcaatagagctagaggaagaccaaagagaaggttgatggatgtcgtgagggaagacatgatggcagttggtgttcgagaggaggatgcaggagataggctctcatggaaaaaggatgacgcgctgtggcgacccctaacgggacaagccgaaaggaaaagaagaagaagagagcaAACGAACTGATGTTAGCCATGCGAGTTAACTAGGCAGTTATCTGCTTCAGTAGCGAGTCCTTAGTTTTTCTTTCACCAATTGTATACGTGAACTGTAGCTGGTTGCAAATATgcatttaaagacaaaattaTAGTCTGTATTAATGTTTCCATGAATTTGTCATAGAGTGATGGTTGGTGCGTTCGTAAATGTGATATCCTTCCTCCACTAAGCAGCAATGGAAGGGGAAGGCTTGTGTCACTTTGCGTTCACTGAAgagtcccccccccaaaataataataattaaacaaataaaaataaaagctcatACTGCTGATGGAAAGATTTTGTGGTTTTGAAGCAATTACTTTTTGAAATGGCGGTATATcttgaaaaaagagaaaattatgcgtaataattttattaaaacgTATTGCACGTTAAATGAAAACTGTACCTAAATAAACGTTTGAAAACTGTCGTAAAAGAATGCAAATGGATTGTACttttataaaattattattattttatttttttattctttattcatCCAGAAATTATCCCATACAATATCTCTTCATTTAGGGAGTCCAGTGCCTGTGCACTGTTGTTGATGTATCTGTGTAcctgttttaaatattgttaaGTGCATTGGGATGCCTTGGTGAGATTttgcacaacacaaaaaaacttaaaggttaaatacaacttCAATTAACTTATGCAATGTACTGGACTGGGGGGGAAGCCATTGTAACGTAtcgttatgcacagtttgaacatttgataTATgtattctttcacataccattAGAGGGAGCtcacgtaccacactttgagaatcatgcTGTACTCGATACATAACACACAAAGGCACGTTCAATTTTCACCCACTGGCTCAGTTTCGCAGAATATTGAAGCCGTATTTATTTAAAGAGTTGCATTAGCGCAATAGGAAAATGCATGTTAATTATTAAACAACTTCTTACGCTTTAATAAGTGTGAACTTAATCCAAATGGCTCTATCGCCAATATCATTCCGGCCTGAGAATTCCTTCATAACAAGTtgaatgaattttatttatgaGCATGGTAAGAGAAATAATTTAACCGCTGCTGCACGTTTCTTCATTTATGGTTACCATTGCTAAAAAGTGATTGACTTTGTAGGGCTGAAGGGGCTGTaaattgttacattttgtttcaCAAAAGCTAGTTCGTCAATTGAAGTCCAGTAAAGTCTCGTGAAGGCAAAAGTCACATACAGGTAGCTCAGTTTTCATCATTTGGATCTGAACTAAAATAATTAAGATTGCAATTAAAGTGTAGACTTGTTAAGCTTTAATTTAGATCTCACAAAAATGTGACGTTTATGAATGACAGTCCTGTTATGCGGAATATCTCAATGTCAAAATACTTTTGAGGCCCAAGAAATGGAAGGACGGTACTCGACACAAAATGGctgtaatttccatccatccattttctgctgcGCTAAATTAATATAGAAAAATATGTATtagtgcggcggcacggtggacgactgattagagcgtctgcctcacagttctgaggagcggggttcaatcccatgccccacctgtgtggggtttacatgttctccccttgcctgtgtgggttttctccgggcactccggtttcctcgcacatcctaaaaacattcatagtaggttaattgaagtctctaaattgtccctaagtgtgaatgtgagtgtggatggttgtttgtttatgtgtgccctgcgattggctggcaaccagttcagggtgtaccccgcctcctgcccgaagatagctgggataggctccagcactcccgcgacccttgtgaggagaagcggctcagaaaatggatggatggatgtattagtGCAGTAATACAAAAATGATAACTCTGAGTGTGCCTATAAGAGTGCTTGAATTAGACCTCGTCTGTGCTTCTGCAGATGATGCAATGATGTGACGCGTCTTTTCACTGGAAATTTCCACCGGCGGCTGATAAAGTTCTCGAAACCAAACGTTCGTGGTTTCCTGATTTATTTTCGGG
It encodes the following:
- the cmc4 gene encoding cx9C motif-containing protein 4, which translates into the protein MPAKDPCQKQACAIQTCLQAHKYVASMCADVIDDMRRCCRTHGANSICCSGFKDPKHTERKPST